The genome window AGTACTGGGTGCGCCATGGCAACCGCTGGGTGCAGGCCCGCATCTCGGCCATCGAAAGCCGCCTGAACATCCAATCGCTGGAAGACTCTGACGCCCAAGAACTGGCCGTCAACGAGATCGGCCGCGTGACCGTGCAAACGCAGCAGCCGCTGCCGGTGGAAGCCTACGTGGACAACCGCGTGGGCGGCGCGCTCATCGTGGTTGATCCAACCACCAACCGCACCTCTGGCGCACTGCTGGTCAAGTAAGGCGGCCATGAGTCAAGCCACTGCACGTGTGATCTTCATCGGCGCCGGCCCTGGCGAGGCCGACCTGATCACCGTGCGCGGCGCCCGCCTGCTGGCGCAGGCGCAGGTGGTGCTGTTCGACGCCCTGGCCGACCCCGGCCTGCGCGACCTCGCACCGTCGGCCACCTGGGTGGACGTGGGCAAGCGCGGCTTTTCTGGCAAAGAAGGCAGTGATTTCAATGGCCAGACCCGCATCAACCGCCTGCTGGTTGAACATGCCCAGGCCGTCGGAGCCAGCCATGGTGCCAACGGCGTGGTGGCCCGACTCAAAGGGGGCGATCCCTCGCTGTTCGGGCGGCTGGAAGAAGAACTGCATGCCTTGCACAGCGCCGGCATCGCCTGCGAGGTGGTGCCGGGCGTGACGTCGGCCTTGGCGGCGGCCGCAGCCACCCTGCGTCCCTTGACCCGGCGGGGCACGGGCCGCAGCGTGAGCTTCACCACGGCCATGACCCGCACCGGCGATCTCCAGTGCGGCATGGGCCCCGGCCAACGCGCCGACACCGAGGTCTTCTACATGGCCGGTCGCCAACTGGCGCCCTTGTCGCAAGGCCTGCTGGATGCCGGCTGGCCCACCAACGCCGAGGTGAGCGTGGTGTCGCGCGCCGGCTGGCCTGACATGCGCCACACCGTGCACACGGTGGGCACGCTGGACGAGGCTTCGGCCATCCATGCCGGCCGCCCCACCCTGGTCATTGTGGGCGCTGGCGCCACCGAACTACCTGACGAACCTTTGACCCACATCCCCCTGTGCGGAGAAGGTCAGCCCCCCGCAAAGGGCTGAGCACCCGTAAAATCCGGCCCCGATCCCCATCATCAACATCAACTGAGAACGTCATGACCCACGTCGTCACCGAAGCCTGCATCCGCTGCAAATACACGGACTGTGTGGACGTGTGCCCGGTGGATTGCTTCCGCGAAGGCCCCAACTTCCTCGTCATCGATCCCGATGAATGCATTGACTGTGCGGTGTGCATCCCCGAATGCCCCGTCAATGCCATCGTCCCGGAAGAAGATGTGCCGGGTGACCAGCAGCAATACATCCAGATCAATGCCGACCTGGCCAAAAAATGGCCCAGCATCACCAAGCGCAAGACGCCACTGCCTGACGCGGATGACTGGAAGGACAAAACGGACAAGCTGGATCAACTGATTCGCTGACATCGGCGTGTCGGCCTCCACCCTGATCGAGACGGACGCCCTGGTCGTCGGGGCGGGCCCTGTCGGCCTGTTCCAGGTCTTTCAGCTGGGCCTGCTGGGCATGAGTGCCCAGGTGGTGGATGCCCTGCCCGAACCCGGGGGACAGTGCGTTGCACTGTATCCCGACAAACCCATCTACGACGTGCCCGGCGTTCCGGCCTGTTCTGGGCGCGAGCTGGCTCAGCGCCTGCTGGAGCAGGCGTCGCCGTTCCTGCCCCGACAGGCCGATGGCCAGTGGGCCTCGCTGCACCTGAACCAACGGGTGGCGAGCCTGCGGCCCACAGGCGACGGCCGGTTCGAGTTGCACACCGACCATGGCCAGCAGTTCCTGGCACGGGCGGTGTTCGTGGCGGCCGGGGCTGGCGCGTTCGTGCCGCGCACACTGAAGATGCCGGGGCTGGCGCTGGCCCCCAATGTGCATCACCACCTGCCGGCGGCCGACGCCACGCCGGCCTGGGCGGGCCAACATCTCGTGGTGCACGGTGGCGGAGAAGAAGCCGTCAGCGCCGTGTTGAACCTGCTGGCCGAGGCGCCCGAGCGGCGCCCAGCCCGCCTGACGCTGCTGCACCGTCGCGATGCCTTTCAGGTGGACGCCGAGCTGGACGCCGCACTGCGTGAGCAGCTGTCGTTGGGCAGCGTTCAGTTGGCGCTGGGCCTGCCGGACGGCGCGGAGTATCAACAAGAACGGCCCGAGGAGGGCCTGCGCAGCCTGCGCTTGCTGGGGGCGGACGGCCAGCACCACCACCTGCCGCTGGACCACTTGTTGATCCGTCTGGGACTGAGCCCCAAACTGGGGCCGCTGAGCGAATGGGGTTTGACGCTGGAGCGCAAGCAGGTGGCCGTGTCACCTGACCGCTTTGAAAGCAGCCTGCCCGGGGTGTATGCCGTGGGTGACATCAACACCTACCCCGGCAAGAAGCGCCTGTTGCTGTGTGGCTTTCATGAGGCCACGCTGGCGGCGCACGCCGCCCATGCCGCGCTGCACCCAGACGCCCCCCAGCACCTGCTTTACACCACCACCAGCCCATTGCTGAAGGCCCGCCTGGGCCGAGGGTGATGTGCCAGCGCCCGCCCGTCGACGGGCATGGCGCTAGAATCCACGCCTTGCTAGGGGTGTGCTGGCCTGTCGTGCCAGCACTGAGAGAGTCCCTTCGAACCTGAACGAGATCATCCTCGCGTAGGGAAGCATGGCCTGCCGGGCCGCTTCGCTCAAGGCGTCATGTGCGCCTGACAGCGCAGAGCAAGCACGGCGGCGTCATCGGCTCCTGCGCGACCATCTGCTGGAGTCCTTCTGATGCGTCGCCTTTCTTTGCGTCCTGCCTTGCCTTGCCGGCCCGTCGCGGTGTCGGTCTCGGTGCTCACCTTGACGGCCCTGTGTGGCGCCATCAATGCGCAGGCTGAAACCACCACCACGGCGACCGCCACCACGCCATCTGCAGACGAGCTGCCCGCCATCGGCGTGAGCGCCAGCATCGTCAAGCGCAGTGCGCGGGCCGGCATCGCCGGACTGGGCGAGCTGCCCGCCTGGCAAACCCCGCTGCAAGCCCAGACCTTCGCGGCCGACACCATGAAGGATGCCGGCATGGCGCGCCTGTCGGACGTGAGCAAGCTGGACGCCAGCACCACCGACTCGTACAACACCACCGGCTACTGGGATTACCTGAGCATTCGGGGCTTCAAGCTGGACAACGCCTACAACTACCGCCGCGAAGGCCTGCCCATCAGCGCCGAGACCCGCCTGCTGCTGGACAACAAAGCGGCGGTGGAGTTGCTCAAGGGCACCAGTGGCCTGCAGTCGGGCGTGAGTTCGCCCGGCGGCCTGGTGAACCTGCTGGTCAAGCGCCCCACGGCGGCGCCGCAGCGCTCGGTGGAGGTGGGTCTGGACGATGCCGGGGCCCAGCGCGGCGCGCTGGACGTGTCGACACGCTTTGGCGCTGATGGCGCCATGGGCCTGCGCGTGAACGCCGCCGCCTCACGCCTGAACACCCACATCGACAACACCAAGGGCCGCGCCTACCTGCTGGCGGTGGCCACCGACTGGCGTTTGTCGGCCGACACCGTGGTGGAGGCTGAACTGGAGCACAGCCGCACGCAACAACCCAGCGTGCCTGGGCTGAGCCTGCTGGGCGATGCCCTGCCCTCTGACACGGCCTACCGCCGCAGCCTCAACCTGAACGACCAGGCCTGGACCCAGCCCGTGGACCTGCGTGGTCTGAGTGGCAGCCTGCGCTGGCGCCAGAACCTGGGTCAGGGCTGGGACAGCAGCGTGATGTATGGGTTTCAGCGCTTGCGCACCGATGACCGGGCGGCGTTTCCATACGGTTACACCGAGCTGGACCATGGCATCTCGTTCTACGACGACGGAACGGTGGACATTTATGACTACCGCTCTGACAACGAGTACCGCCACAGCCAGGCCCTGAAGGCCGAGTTGAATGGCCAAGTGCAGTGGGGTGGCCTGCAGCACCAGTTGCGCTTCAGCGTGATGCGCAGCCTGTACGACACCGACATCAAGCCCCAAGCCTACAACTACAGCGGCACCATTGCCGTGAACGCGCCAGGCACACCGGTGCCGGCAGCCCCCAGCCTGGATGTGGCGGGCACGAACCGCTGGGAGCGCAGCACCGAGTGGTCGGCCTTGGACCACATCCGCTTCTCGGAGACCTGGCAAGCCTGGGTGGGCCTTCGCCACACCCAATTGACCCGCAGCAGCGTTCAAACAGATGGTGGCGAGGCCATTCGCTTGTCGCAGAACGTGACGACCCCCTGGTTGGCCCTGGGCTGGACGGTGGCGCCGCAAACCCAGGCCTACCTGAGCTGGGGCCAGGGCATCGAGCTGAATGCAGCTCCGCGCAACACAGGGCTGGACAATGCTGGTCAGGTTCTGCCCGCCTTGAAGAGCCGCCAGACCGAGCTGGGCATCAAAGGCCAGCACCGCGCTGGTCGAATCAGCGGCCAGTGGGGGGCGAACCTGTTCCTCATCCACCGCCCGCTGGCCGAAGAGGTGAACAACCGCTTCCAGTACGACGGCGAGGCCGAGCACCGTGGCCTGGAGGGCTTCTGGCAAGGGCGCTTCGGTGCCTGGGGCCTGGCCGCCAGCGCCATGATCCTGGACGCCGAGCGCCGCAACAGCGCGACGGCGGCACTGAATGGCAAAGAGCCGGTGAACGTACCGCGCCAGACGGTGAAGCTCTCGGGCAGCCACACCTGGGCCGCCCCGCTGCCCGTGACGCTGCAGATGGACGTGATCCACGAAGGGCGTCGCGCCGTGACGGACGACAACCGCGTGCACCTGCCCAGCTGGACGCGCGCCGACCTGAGCCTGCGCGCCGTGCAGAGCCTGGGTGGCCCGTACAACATCACCTGGCGCGTGGCGGTGCACAACCTGTTCGACGTGCGTGCCTGGCGGGAGTCGCCGAAAGAGTTCGGGCACTATTACCTGTTCCCCATGGCGCGCCGCAGCGTGATGGCCTCGGCGCAAGTGGACTTTTGAGCGACTGCTGAAAAACCGTGATGGTTTTGTGACGTCGGGCGTTGCATGAACGCAGCGCCGGTCACGGAAACGATGCTATAGTCTTGGTCTTCGCAGTCAACGACGGCGAAGTATTCCCCGATAGCTCAGTCGGTAGAGCGCCGGACTGTTAATCCGTAGGTCCCTGGTTCGAGCCCAGGTCGGGGAGCCAAACATCCAAGACGGCCTTGCCTGCCGAAATCGCAAGGCCCGACATCAACAGATATTCCCCGATAGCTCAGTCGGTAGAGCGCCGGACTGTTAATCCGTAGGTCCCTGGTTCGAGCCCAGGTCGGGGAGCCACTCTGCCAACCCAGCCCAGACATCGTCTGCGCTGGGTTTTTTCATGCGCTACCAGACGAGCCAGAGGCACCCGATGCGCCAGGCGCCATTTCCACCGTTTGCACCAGCATGGCCGACAGGCCATCGTCTCCGGTGAACACCTGCTGGTAGCCAGCCTGCCGCAACCAGCGGGCTTCATCGTCGCTGCCGGCCTGCGCCACGGCCACGATGTCGGTATTCAAGGCGCGCGCCGTCTCCAGCATGATCAAGGCCTCTCCGGCGTCGTGGCCCGTCACCACCAGTTGCCGAGCGTGGGCAATGTGGGCCTGGATCAGGGTGGCTGGCTCGACCGCCTCACCAAACACGGCCGCCCACCCCCGTGCGCGCAGGTCTTCCACCACGGCGCGGCTGCGCGCCACCACCACGAACGGCACGCGCTGCGCGTACAAGGCCTCGGCCACACGGCGCCCCACGCCACCGTAGCCCACGAGCACCACCTGCCGGGCCAGGTAGCGTTGGTGGGTGGTGATGGGCAGCTCGGCCAGGGGGTCTTCGCGCGCCTCCAGCCTGCGGGCCAGCTCGGAGCGCTGCAGCACCCATTGCCGCACCGGCTCGATCAGCGAGAACAGCAAGGGATTGAGCGCAATCGAGAGCATGGCCCCGGCCACGATCAGGCTTTTGGCTTCGGCCGGCAACACGCCCAGGCTGGTGCCCAGCGCCGCCAGAATGAATGAAAACTCGCCAATCTGCGCCAGGCTAACGGACACCGTCAGCGCCGTGTTGAGCGGATAGCGAAACGCCAGCACCAAGGCCGCGGCAGCCACTGATTTACCCAGGATGATGATGGCGGCCACCCCCAGCACATGCATCGGTTGATCGACCAGAACCGCCGGATCGAACAGCATGCCCACCGAGACGAAAAACAACACGGCGAAGGCATCGCGAAACGGCAGCGACTCTTCGGCCGCGCGGTGGCTGAACTCGGATTCACGCAAGACCAGGCCGGCGAAAAAGGCCCCCAGGGCCACCGAGACCCCAAACAGCGCAGACGACCCATACGCGATGGTGACGGCCGCCGCCATCACCCCCAACGTGAACAACTCGCGACTGCCCGTTCGACTGATGTGCAACAGCACCCAGGGCAGCACCTTGCGGCCCGCCACCAGCATCACCACCAGGAAGGCGCCCACGGCCAGCAAGGTGCGCAACAGAGTCTGCCAGGCGTCTTGCGCCTGCCCTTCACCGTGCGACCAGGCGGCCACGGTGGGCAACATCACCAGCACGAGCACCATCGCCAGGTCTTCCACCACCAGCCAGCCCACAGCGATCTTGCCGTTGACGCTGTCGATGGCGCCTCGGCTTTCCAGGGCCCTGAGCAACACCACCGTGCTGGCCACCGACAGCGCCACCCCAAAGAGCAACGCGGCGGGCCACGGCCAGCCCCACCACCAGGCCAGCACCGCGCCCATGGCCGTGGCCGTTCCCATCTGCACCACCGCACCAGGCACCGCGATGCGACGCACCGCGATCAAATCGTCCAGAGAGAAGTGCAGCCCCACGCCGAACATCAGCAACATCACGCCGATCTCGGCCAGTTGCATGGCCAGGTTCACGTCGGCCACGAAGCCGGGCGAATGGGGCCCGATCACGATGCCTGCCAGCAGATAGCCGACCAGGGCTGGCAGCTTCAGGCGGCTGGCCACGAAGCCGAACACCAAGGCCAGGCCCAGTGCCGCAGCCAGGGTGACGATCAAGGGCATGGCGCCGTGCATGCGCGATCACCCGCCCCGCATCAGCGAATCCAGCGTCAGGTCGAAGGCTGGCGCAAACACGTCCAGGAAGTAGCGCAGCTCGGGCGTCATGGTGGCGTCCATTTTTTCGCGCACCTGAGCTTCAGCCTGCTCGAACTCTCGGTTGCCATAGCGCAGCTCGGCGCGGCATTTGAGCCAGGCGGCCAGGCGGTCGGCCGTCTTGATCAGCTGCACCTCGTCGTCCGACCAGGCGGCATGCTCCATCATCGGTTTCATGGTTTGCCGAAGCGCCTCGGGCAGCAAGCGGGTCATTTCAACGGCCACCTGCTCTTCCAGGTGGCCCGTGGCCTGACGCATCGCAGGCGAATACTTCACCGGGGTGGGCAAATCACCGGTGATGGCTTCGGTGGCGTCATGGAACAAGGCCTTGGCGGCCACCGCGTCGGGGTTGGCCGGCAGGCCCAGCACATCACGACGGATCACGGCCAGCGCATGGGCCAGCACCGCCACATCCCAACTGTGCTGCGCCACATCCTCTTCCACGGCATTGCGCATCAGCCCCCAGCGCTTGATGAAACGCAGGCGGTACAGGTGAGCGTAAAAGGGGCTGTGGGGAGACAGGGACACGGCACGAACTCGGCAAGGCAATGACAGGTCATCATCTTCGCGCAAAATGAGCGTGCATCAAGCCAACCAAGAACCTTGACCACGCCATGTCGGACGAAATGGGCAAATTGATCCTGATCGCAGTGATTGCACTGTTTGCGGTGTTGGGCTGGCGCGCCTGGCAGATCCGTCAGGCCAGCCCGCAGTGGCCCTCTGTGATGGGCGAGATGCTGTCTGCCCGCGCGGTGGCGCGCAATGAAACCGGCGACGGCAGCGGCCATGACATGCACATGTGGCACAGCGAAGTGCGCTACCGCTACGTGGTGCAGGGCCAAAGCTACACCGGCAACCGCCTTCGGGCCTTTGGCTACAACCACAGCAGCGAGGCCGAGTCACTCAAAGAACTGGCCGACTTTCCGGTGGGCCAGCCCGTGCGCGTGTACTACGACCCGGCCAAACCCTCCGTCAGCGTGCTGATCCCTGGCTGATCATTCCTGAGCGCACCGTCACCCGTGGCTTCCAGCAACTTTTCCCTGGCGTACATGCACCCCGGCTGGTTCACGCCGGTGATGGGGGGCATCGGTCTGGCCCTGGCCTGGTGGCGCGCCGCGCCCACGATGGGCATGCCGGCGTGGTGGATCGGGGTCGTGGTGGGGCTGCTGGCCACGCTGGTGTTTGTCACTGTGGCGGCGATCAGCCTGTGGCGCGTCTTGAAACACCCGGCACAGTGGCGGGCCGATCTGGCCCACCCTGTTCGGCATGCGTTTGTGGCGGCCATCCCGGTGTCGATGATTTTGGTGTCCACCTGGCTGCAAGCCCTGGCGGCATTGCTGGGCCGAGGTGCACTGACGGTGGATGGGCAAACCGTTGTGTTGTCTGCCCACTGGGCCTCATCGCTGACCCGGCTGGCCGACGGGCTGTGGATGCTCGGGGCCGTGACACAGCTGGCCGTGTCGGCCTGGGTGCTGCATCGGTGGTGGCGACAGGGCATGCCACTGGCCGGCGTGACACCCGTGCACCTGATTCCCGTGGTGGGGCATGTGCTGACGCCGCTGGCCGGCATCCGCCTGGGCCATCACGACTGGGCCCTGGCGCAGTTCGCCCTGGGCACGGTGCTCTGGATGATGTGGGCCACCCTGCTGTGGCAACGTCGGCGACGGGGGCCGCCCTTGCCGGCACCACTGGCGCCGGCACGCTTCATTCAGGTGGCGCCACTGGCCGTGATCGGTCTGTCGATGGCCGAGTTGGGCTGGGGCAGTGTGGGGCCCTGGGTGGCCTGGCTGATGGCCACGGTGCTGGTGCTGTGGCTGACCATGCAGCTTCTGCCGCAGCTCAAGACCATGCCTTTTGGCCTGTCACACTGGGCACTGAGCTTTCCGCTGGCGGCCTGGGCCTCACTGAGCTGGATGTTGGGCCATGAACTGTCAAGCCGCACCGGGGTGGCCGGCGCAGCACTGCTGCCCACGGCCTTGCTGGCGGGCGTCACCCTGGTCCTGGCGGGGCTGTCGTCAGCGACCATCAAGGGCCTGCGCCGCCAAGAACTGTTGACACCAGAGCCGGGCCCAACACCACAGGCCCCGACATCGTCCAAGTCGTAGGACAATGGCCTCAGGGCACCTTCAATTGAGCCCGACGCCGCTGGCCCAGGCGTCGGACCGCATTTTCGATGACGCCATGGCATTCGACAACGACAAACACCGCACCGACATCCTGAACCGCCTCAAACGTGCTGAAGGGCAGTTACGGGGCATTCAGCGCATGATCGAAGAAGGTGAAGGTTGCCTGCCCATTGCCACCCAGATGGCGGCCGTGCGCAAGGCCCTGGACAGCACCTATGTGCGCATGACGATGTGTTACGTGGAGCAACACCTTCATGAACAACTCAGTCGGGGTGAGCCCGACGGGGCCGAGCCGGCCCTTGCCCAGATGATGCAGGAAATCGAAACCCTGCTGGGCAAGATACGCTGAAGCACCGCACGCGGGTGGTGGGCTCAACGGGTCTTGCAGGTAGACAGGCCAAACGGCAGGTAAGCCGGACACCAGCCGCTCAGCCCCGTGGCCAGGGGCACGATGCCGATCCAGCCCCAGACCCCGACCGTGCCGGTGGCGGCCAGGCCGATCAGAACAACCCCGGCGGTGATGCGTGCGATGCGGTCCAGGCCGCCAACGTTCGATGTCATGTGCTTCTCCTGTGCGTGTTAACAACGCGTGTGGTGGGTCGAACCCGACCCGTTGATGAAAGTCTGTGACAGCGCCTGCCAGGCATGGTTGGCGCTCAGGAATACATGGGCTTGCATGTGCTCCCACCAAGGCGTAGCGTGCAGTCGGTCTGCCACAGGCCCCTTGATGTCGGTCAAGCACAGCGTGATGCCTTGCTGCGCCAGCCCCTGCTGCCACTCGATCAGGGCCTGCAAGGCCGTGTGGTCCACGTGATTGACCGCACTCATCAGCAGCACCAGCGTTCGTGTGCCGGGACGGCGCGCCAACATGGCCATGACGCCCTGCTCCACCCGCTGGATGTTGGTGAACTCCAGGCTCTCGTCCACCCGCACCATGAGCACGCCGGGCAGGCGCTCGACCTGATGGCGATCAACATTGCGGAAATGCTCGGTGCCGGGCACCCGGCCCACTTCGGCCACGTGGGGTTGGCTGTGTCGCCAGACCATGGCCCCCAATGACCACACCAGCCCCACCAGCAAGCCCACTTCAAAGCCCAGCAGCAGCACCCCCAGCAAGGTGCTGGCGAAGGCCCCTGCATCGGCGCGATCGTAGGCCCAGGTGGCGCGCCAGGGCGCCCAGGTCACCAGGTTGGCCACGGCCATGATGATCACGGCCGACAGCGTGGCGCGCGGCAACCAGGCCAGGGCAGGCAACACCAGCGCGATCAGCAGCACCAGCAACACGGCGGTGATCACGCCCGCCAACGGGCTGCGCGCCCCCGCAGCCTCGTTGACCACCGTGCGTGACAGCCCGCCGGAGACCGCCAAACCGCCCAACAAGCCACCGCCCAGATTGGCCAGCCCCAGGCCCAGCAACTCGCGGTCGGCGTCCACACGGTCACCGTGCTTGAGCGCAAACGTCTGCGCCACCGACATGCTGCTGACAAAGCCCACCAGGCTGACCAGCAACACCGGCAGCACCAGGTCACCGGCCATGCGCCATGTCAGCTCAGGCCCCAGCAAGGACCAGACCTCGCCGGGCCGTCCCAGGCTCAAGGGCCCGACCACCTGCACTTGAGGACCGTTGGTGCTGGCCCACCACCACGCCAGCGCGCCCGACAAGGTCAGCACCAACAAGGGCCAGAGTCGGCCCAGCAGCCAAGAAGCCCGCAGCCCTGGCCCGCCCTGCCGCACACGCCCAAGCCAGCGAGGCCCCACCCACAAGGCCAGCAGCGAGGTCATGCCCACCATCGCGTCCACACCGGGCATGACGTCGGCGGCGGTGCCCCAACGGCTGGCCACCGTCTGCCACATGTCCGGCAAGGTGTGACCCAAGCCACGCGTGCCCAGCAGCGGCCCCAGTTGCCCCGCCAGGATCAACAGGGCGGACGCCACCGTGAAGCCCTGCACCACAGGCCGGCTCATCAGTTGCGACAAGAAACCCATGCGCAACACGCCCATGACCAGCATCAGCGCGCCGCTGGCCACCGCCAGCAAGGCCGACAGCAACACGTACAGCGGCGAGCCCGCCAAGGCCAGCGGTGACAGCGCGTGCGCCACCATCAAGGACGTGACCGCCGCAGGCCCGACCGACAGCGTCCTGCTGTCACCAAACACGGCGTAGGCCAGCAGGGGCAGGATGCTGGCCAACAAGCCCGCATGGGGCGGCAGGCCTGCCAACATGGCATAGGCCAGGCTTTGCGGCACCAGCATCACGGCCACCACCAGACCGGCGCTCAGGTCACCGGGCAAATCGCTGCGCTGCCATCGGCGCCACCACACCGGTGGCATGGCCCAAGGAGACGGTGCCTGGTGCGGGGTCACGCGCGGTGCTCCGTCGCACCACACACGCGGCTGTGCAGCACCGCCATCACCGCCGCCGCATCGGCGCTGGCCAGACGGTAGAACACATGTTTGCCTTCGCGGCGCGTGCCCACCAGCCCCTCTTGCCGCAACAC of Aquabacterium sp. A3 contains these proteins:
- the cobA gene encoding uroporphyrinogen-III C-methyltransferase, with translation MSQATARVIFIGAGPGEADLITVRGARLLAQAQVVLFDALADPGLRDLAPSATWVDVGKRGFSGKEGSDFNGQTRINRLLVEHAQAVGASHGANGVVARLKGGDPSLFGRLEEELHALHSAGIACEVVPGVTSALAAAAATLRPLTRRGTGRSVSFTTAMTRTGDLQCGMGPGQRADTEVFYMAGRQLAPLSQGLLDAGWPTNAEVSVVSRAGWPDMRHTVHTVGTLDEASAIHAGRPTLVIVGAGATELPDEPLTHIPLCGEGQPPAKG
- the fdxA gene encoding ferredoxin FdxA, with the protein product MTHVVTEACIRCKYTDCVDVCPVDCFREGPNFLVIDPDECIDCAVCIPECPVNAIVPEEDVPGDQQQYIQINADLAKKWPSITKRKTPLPDADDWKDKTDKLDQLIR
- a CDS encoding NAD(P)/FAD-dependent oxidoreductase, whose amino-acid sequence is MSASTLIETDALVVGAGPVGLFQVFQLGLLGMSAQVVDALPEPGGQCVALYPDKPIYDVPGVPACSGRELAQRLLEQASPFLPRQADGQWASLHLNQRVASLRPTGDGRFELHTDHGQQFLARAVFVAAGAGAFVPRTLKMPGLALAPNVHHHLPAADATPAWAGQHLVVHGGGEEAVSAVLNLLAEAPERRPARLTLLHRRDAFQVDAELDAALREQLSLGSVQLALGLPDGAEYQQERPEEGLRSLRLLGADGQHHHLPLDHLLIRLGLSPKLGPLSEWGLTLERKQVAVSPDRFESSLPGVYAVGDINTYPGKKRLLLCGFHEATLAAHAAHAALHPDAPQHLLYTTTSPLLKARLGRG
- a CDS encoding cation:proton antiporter encodes the protein MHGAMPLIVTLAAALGLALVFGFVASRLKLPALVGYLLAGIVIGPHSPGFVADVNLAMQLAEIGVMLLMFGVGLHFSLDDLIAVRRIAVPGAVVQMGTATAMGAVLAWWWGWPWPAALLFGVALSVASTVVLLRALESRGAIDSVNGKIAVGWLVVEDLAMVLVLVMLPTVAAWSHGEGQAQDAWQTLLRTLLAVGAFLVVMLVAGRKVLPWVLLHISRTGSRELFTLGVMAAAVTIAYGSSALFGVSVALGAFFAGLVLRESEFSHRAAEESLPFRDAFAVLFFVSVGMLFDPAVLVDQPMHVLGVAAIIILGKSVAAAALVLAFRYPLNTALTVSVSLAQIGEFSFILAALGTSLGVLPAEAKSLIVAGAMLSIALNPLLFSLIEPVRQWVLQRSELARRLEAREDPLAELPITTHQRYLARQVVLVGYGGVGRRVAEALYAQRVPFVVVARSRAVVEDLRARGWAAVFGEAVEPATLIQAHIAHARQLVVTGHDAGEALIMLETARALNTDIVAVAQAGSDDEARWLRQAGYQQVFTGDDGLSAMLVQTVEMAPGASGASGSSGSA
- a CDS encoding YgaP family membrane protein, which gives rise to MTSNVGGLDRIARITAGVVLIGLAATGTVGVWGWIGIVPLATGLSGWCPAYLPFGLSTCKTR
- a CDS encoding metal-sensing transcriptional repressor — its product is MAFDNDKHRTDILNRLKRAEGQLRGIQRMIEEGEGCLPIATQMAAVRKALDSTYVRMTMCYVEQHLHEQLSRGEPDGAEPALAQMMQEIETLLGKIR
- a CDS encoding SulP family inorganic anion transporter translates to MTPHQAPSPWAMPPVWWRRWQRSDLPGDLSAGLVVAVMLVPQSLAYAMLAGLPPHAGLLASILPLLAYAVFGDSRTLSVGPAAVTSLMVAHALSPLALAGSPLYVLLSALLAVASGALMLVMGVLRMGFLSQLMSRPVVQGFTVASALLILAGQLGPLLGTRGLGHTLPDMWQTVASRWGTAADVMPGVDAMVGMTSLLALWVGPRWLGRVRQGGPGLRASWLLGRLWPLLVLTLSGALAWWWASTNGPQVQVVGPLSLGRPGEVWSLLGPELTWRMAGDLVLPVLLVSLVGFVSSMSVAQTFALKHGDRVDADRELLGLGLANLGGGLLGGLAVSGGLSRTVVNEAAGARSPLAGVITAVLLVLLIALVLPALAWLPRATLSAVIIMAVANLVTWAPWRATWAYDRADAGAFASTLLGVLLLGFEVGLLVGLVWSLGAMVWRHSQPHVAEVGRVPGTEHFRNVDRHQVERLPGVLMVRVDESLEFTNIQRVEQGVMAMLARRPGTRTLVLLMSAVNHVDHTALQALIEWQQGLAQQGITLCLTDIKGPVADRLHATPWWEHMQAHVFLSANHAWQALSQTFINGSGSTHHTRC
- a CDS encoding TonB-dependent siderophore receptor, which gives rise to MRRLSLRPALPCRPVAVSVSVLTLTALCGAINAQAETTTTATATTPSADELPAIGVSASIVKRSARAGIAGLGELPAWQTPLQAQTFAADTMKDAGMARLSDVSKLDASTTDSYNTTGYWDYLSIRGFKLDNAYNYRREGLPISAETRLLLDNKAAVELLKGTSGLQSGVSSPGGLVNLLVKRPTAAPQRSVEVGLDDAGAQRGALDVSTRFGADGAMGLRVNAAASRLNTHIDNTKGRAYLLAVATDWRLSADTVVEAELEHSRTQQPSVPGLSLLGDALPSDTAYRRSLNLNDQAWTQPVDLRGLSGSLRWRQNLGQGWDSSVMYGFQRLRTDDRAAFPYGYTELDHGISFYDDGTVDIYDYRSDNEYRHSQALKAELNGQVQWGGLQHQLRFSVMRSLYDTDIKPQAYNYSGTIAVNAPGTPVPAAPSLDVAGTNRWERSTEWSALDHIRFSETWQAWVGLRHTQLTRSSVQTDGGEAIRLSQNVTTPWLALGWTVAPQTQAYLSWGQGIELNAAPRNTGLDNAGQVLPALKSRQTELGIKGQHRAGRISGQWGANLFLIHRPLAEEVNNRFQYDGEAEHRGLEGFWQGRFGAWGLAASAMILDAERRNSATAALNGKEPVNVPRQTVKLSGSHTWAAPLPVTLQMDVIHEGRRAVTDDNRVHLPSWTRADLSLRAVQSLGGPYNITWRVAVHNLFDVRAWRESPKEFGHYYLFPMARRSVMASAQVDF
- the yfbR gene encoding 5'-deoxynucleotidase, with amino-acid sequence MSLSPHSPFYAHLYRLRFIKRWGLMRNAVEEDVAQHSWDVAVLAHALAVIRRDVLGLPANPDAVAAKALFHDATEAITGDLPTPVKYSPAMRQATGHLEEQVAVEMTRLLPEALRQTMKPMMEHAAWSDDEVQLIKTADRLAAWLKCRAELRYGNREFEQAEAQVREKMDATMTPELRYFLDVFAPAFDLTLDSLMRGG
- a CDS encoding DUF3592 domain-containing protein; this translates as MSDEMGKLILIAVIALFAVLGWRAWQIRQASPQWPSVMGEMLSARAVARNETGDGSGHDMHMWHSEVRYRYVVQGQSYTGNRLRAFGYNHSSEAESLKELADFPVGQPVRVYYDPAKPSVSVLIPG
- a CDS encoding SLAC1 family transporter, which encodes MASSNFSLAYMHPGWFTPVMGGIGLALAWWRAAPTMGMPAWWIGVVVGLLATLVFVTVAAISLWRVLKHPAQWRADLAHPVRHAFVAAIPVSMILVSTWLQALAALLGRGALTVDGQTVVLSAHWASSLTRLADGLWMLGAVTQLAVSAWVLHRWWRQGMPLAGVTPVHLIPVVGHVLTPLAGIRLGHHDWALAQFALGTVLWMMWATLLWQRRRRGPPLPAPLAPARFIQVAPLAVIGLSMAELGWGSVGPWVAWLMATVLVLWLTMQLLPQLKTMPFGLSHWALSFPLAAWASLSWMLGHELSSRTGVAGAALLPTALLAGVTLVLAGLSSATIKGLRRQELLTPEPGPTPQAPTSSKS